A single Biomphalaria glabrata chromosome 2, xgBioGlab47.1, whole genome shotgun sequence DNA region contains:
- the LOC106077158 gene encoding cyclin-dependent kinase 20-like isoform X1, with protein sequence MEQYSILGRIGEGAHGIVLKAKYIESGEVVALKKVPLRNPEEGIPNTALREIKALQQIENNPYVVRLRDVFPHGSMIVFVFEYMLSDLSEVIHKVDKPLTEAQVKSYMLMLLKGIAFCHENNIMHRDLKPANLLISSTGHLKIADFGLARVFQNQGERLYSHQVATRWYRAPELLYGARKYDEGVDLWAVGCIFGELLNNTPIFPGETDIEQLCLVIRVLGTPNEKNWPGMSKLDLPDFHKISFPENAPIPLEEIVPDASTEALDLLKQFLVYPSKQRIAAKKALLHPYFFTEPLPAHHSELPIPQRSNRRSGLQLKHQAHDYNLDIPIMDSLIEPSLLAPHVNK encoded by the exons ATGGAGCAGTATAGCATTCTGGGAAGAATTGGAGAAGGTGCTCATGGCATTGTTTTAAAAGCTAAATACATTGAG agTGGGGAAGTTGTAGCACTAAAAAAAGTTCCTCTCAGAAATCCAGAAGAAGGCATTCCAAACACGGCATTGAG AGAAATAAAAGCACTTCAGCAAATAGAAAATAACCCTTAT GTCGTGAGACTGCGAGATGTTTTCCCTCATGGTTCTATGATTGTGTTTGTCTTTGAGTACATGTTGTCAGATTTATCAGAAGTCATTCACAAAGTAGACAAGCCTCTGACTGAAGCTCAGGTCAAATCATACATGCTCATGTTGCTCAAGGGAATAGCATTCTGCCATGAAAATAATATCATGCACAGA gATTTAAAGCCAGCTAATTTGTTGATAAGTTCAACTGGCCACCTTAAAATAGCAGACTTTGGGTTGGCCAGAGTTTTTCAAAATCAAGGGGAACGCCTTTATAGCCATCAAGTAGCTACAAG GTGGTATAGAGCACCTGAGTTACTGTATGGAGCAAGAAAATATGATGAAGGAGTAGATTTAtg GGCTGTGGGGTGCATTTTTGGAGAACTACTGAACAACACTCCAATTTTTCCA GGAGAAACTGATATTGAACAGCTATGCTTGGTGATCAGAGTACTGGGAACTCCTAATGAAAAAAACTGGCCT gGAATGTCAAAATTAGACTTGCCAGATTTTCATAAAATTTCATTTCCTGAGAATGCTCCTATTCCATTAGAAGAAATTGTTCCAGATGCTTCAACAGAGGCATTGGATCTACTCAAACAGTTCCTAGTGTACCCCAGCAAACAAAGAATAGCTGCTAAAAAG gcaTTACTTCATCCCTATTTTTTTACTGAACCACTGCCTGCCCACCACTCTGAACTACCCATACCTCAAAGGTCAAACAGAAGAAGTGGCTTACAGTTGAAACATCAAGCCCATGACTACAATTTGGACATTCCTATTATGGATTCACTTATTGAACCTTCACTATTAGCACCacatgtcaataaataa
- the LOC106077158 gene encoding cyclin-dependent kinase 20-like isoform X2: MEQYSILGRIGEGAHGIVLKAKYIESGEVVALKKVPLRNPEEGIPNTALREIKALQQIENNPYVVRLRDVFPHGSMIVFVFEYMLSDLSEVIHKVDKPLTEAQVKSYMLMLLKGIAFCHENNIMHRDLKPANLLISSTGHLKIADFGLARVFQNQGERLYSHQVATRAVGCIFGELLNNTPIFPGETDIEQLCLVIRVLGTPNEKNWPGMSKLDLPDFHKISFPENAPIPLEEIVPDASTEALDLLKQFLVYPSKQRIAAKKALLHPYFFTEPLPAHHSELPIPQRSNRRSGLQLKHQAHDYNLDIPIMDSLIEPSLLAPHVNK, translated from the exons ATGGAGCAGTATAGCATTCTGGGAAGAATTGGAGAAGGTGCTCATGGCATTGTTTTAAAAGCTAAATACATTGAG agTGGGGAAGTTGTAGCACTAAAAAAAGTTCCTCTCAGAAATCCAGAAGAAGGCATTCCAAACACGGCATTGAG AGAAATAAAAGCACTTCAGCAAATAGAAAATAACCCTTAT GTCGTGAGACTGCGAGATGTTTTCCCTCATGGTTCTATGATTGTGTTTGTCTTTGAGTACATGTTGTCAGATTTATCAGAAGTCATTCACAAAGTAGACAAGCCTCTGACTGAAGCTCAGGTCAAATCATACATGCTCATGTTGCTCAAGGGAATAGCATTCTGCCATGAAAATAATATCATGCACAGA gATTTAAAGCCAGCTAATTTGTTGATAAGTTCAACTGGCCACCTTAAAATAGCAGACTTTGGGTTGGCCAGAGTTTTTCAAAATCAAGGGGAACGCCTTTATAGCCATCAAGTAGCTACAAG GGCTGTGGGGTGCATTTTTGGAGAACTACTGAACAACACTCCAATTTTTCCA GGAGAAACTGATATTGAACAGCTATGCTTGGTGATCAGAGTACTGGGAACTCCTAATGAAAAAAACTGGCCT gGAATGTCAAAATTAGACTTGCCAGATTTTCATAAAATTTCATTTCCTGAGAATGCTCCTATTCCATTAGAAGAAATTGTTCCAGATGCTTCAACAGAGGCATTGGATCTACTCAAACAGTTCCTAGTGTACCCCAGCAAACAAAGAATAGCTGCTAAAAAG gcaTTACTTCATCCCTATTTTTTTACTGAACCACTGCCTGCCCACCACTCTGAACTACCCATACCTCAAAGGTCAAACAGAAGAAGTGGCTTACAGTTGAAACATCAAGCCCATGACTACAATTTGGACATTCCTATTATGGATTCACTTATTGAACCTTCACTATTAGCACCacatgtcaataaataa
- the LOC106077159 gene encoding nucleolar protein dao-5-like, which translates to MGDKKLLSLAVYDFLESVSPKAAQIFKKDVPIPASKDESANATLDEIFETWLRSPQSQKRKRVSNGAEDSPMSKKKKIEKGIQKRPRESLDENEKVPPKKAMPSNSAKKVEENSSSDSDSDTGSSKAAKKTVTAKAAQNSSDSDSESSGSEGTKKKLSPKPKTAIVKQQQVGAKKKKEESSDSDSSSEDEAKTSTHKPQAAMIKSAKLRTTTAKPQLADTKPLESKVTLKKESSDSDSDSSSEEEQAKKPATKPQPAAAKPATSKVVAKKESSSDSDSSSEEEQAKKPAAKPQPAAVKPATPKVAAKKESSSDSDSSSEEEQVKKPAAKPQPAAAKPATPKVAAKKESSSDSDSSSEEEQVKKPAIKPQPAAAKPATPKVAAKKESSSDSDSSSEEEQAKKPAAKPQPAAVKPATPKVAAKKESSSDSDSSSEEEQAKKPAIKPQPAAAKPATPKVVAKKESSSDSDSSSEEEQAKKAAAKPQPAASKPATPKAAIKNESSDSDSSSEEEQAKKPAAKPQPAAAKPATPKVAAKKESSDSDSSSEEEQAKKPAAKPQPAAAKPATPKVAAKKESSSDSDSSSEEEQAKKPAAKPQPAAAKPATPKVAAKKESSSDSDSSSEEEQAKKPAAKPQPAAVKPATPKVAAKKESSDSDSDSSSEEEQAKKPAAKPQPAAVKPATPKVAAKKESSDSDSDSSSEEEQAKKPAAKPQSAAAKPATPKVAAKKESSSDSDSSSEEEQAKKPAAKPQPAAAKPATPKVAVKKESSSDSDSSSEEEQAKKPAAKPQPAAATPKVAAKKESSSDSDSSSEEEQAKKPAAKPQSAAVKPATPKVAAKKESSDSDSDSSSEEEQAKKPAAKPQPGAVKPATPKVPAKKESSSDSDSSSEEEQAKKPAAKPQPGAVKPATPKVPAKKESSSDSDSSSEEEQAKKPAAKPQPGAVKPATPKVPAKKESSSDSDSSSEEEQAKKPAAKPQPGAVKPATPKVPAKKESSSDSDSSSEEEPAKKPASKPQPVAAKPVTPKAAVKKESSSDSSSEEEQDKKPAAKAQPVAVKPATPKAASKKESSDSDSSSDEEQAKKTVNITHPVAATPATPKAGAKKESSDSDSDSSSEEEQAKKKAAKPCIANSNLTTPKRVNGVHSGKSKQASSESGSSDSDSAEETNQVISTPSLLSKSTNPVQSSTPYNVLNSSNHDVNDGDVSQKDNFNQSDISFSTPKLNGINDSVGDAGSSKKRTPNEPFRRVRSEEIYVDPKFRNNSFEAKRGAQGSWGEKAHKDLIVTRGKGFKHEKTKKKRGSYRGGTIDTGVHSIKFDDSD; encoded by the exons ATGGGCGATAAAAAGTTGTTAAGTCTTGCTGTCTACGACTTTCTCGAATCCGTGTCTCCAAAGGCAgcacagatttttaaaaaagatgttcCCATT CCAGCCTCAAAGGATGAGAGTGCTAATGCTACACTTGATGAAATATTTGAAACATGGTTGag GTCACCTCAAAGTCAAAAAAGGAAAAGGGTTAGTAATGGAGCTGAGGATTCACCGATgtcgaaaaaaaagaaaattgaaaaagg AATTCAAAAACGTCCTCGGGAAAGTTTAGATGAAAATGAAAAAGTTCCCCCCAAAAAGGCTATGCCAAGCAACTCagctaaaaaggttgaagaAAATAGCAGCAGTGATTCAGACTCTGACACTGGCAGTTCAAAAGCTGCAAAGAAAACAGTAACAGCTAAAGCTGCACAAAATTCTTCAGATAGTGATTCAGAATCCTCAGGCTCTGAaggcaccaaaaaaaaattatccccAAAGCCAAAAACTGCAATAGTAAAGCAGCAGCAAGTTGgtgctaaaaaaaagaaagaagaatcaTCTGATAGTGATTCCAGTTCTGAAGATGAAGCTAAAACATCTACACATAAACCCCAAGCTGCAATGATAAAATCAGCCAAACTaagaacaacaacagcaaaaccCCAACTTGCAGATACCAAACCTTTAGAATCAAAAGTAACACTTAAAAAAGAATCCTCAGATTCTGACAGTGATTCCAGTTCTGAAGAAGAGCAAGCTAAGAAACCAGCTACCAAACCTCAACCTGCAGCAGCTAAACCTGCAACTTCTAAAGTAGTAGCAAAAAAAGAATCTTCCTCCGATAGCGATTCCAGCTCTGAAGAAGAGCAAGCTAAGAAACCAGCTGCCAAACCTCAGCCTGCAGCTGTTAAACCTGCAACTCCTAAAGTAGCAGCAAAAAAAGAATCTTCCTCTGATAGTGATTCCAGTTCAGAAGAAGAGCAAGTTAAGAAACCAGCTGCCAAACCTCAGCCTGCAGCTGCAAAACCTGCAACTCCTAAAGTAGCAGCAAAAAAAGAATCTTCTTCTGATAGTGATTCCAGTTCTGAAGAAGAGCAAGTTAAGAAACCAGCAATCAAACCTCAACCTGCAGCTGCTAAACCTGCAACTCCTAAAGTAGCAGCAAAAAAAGAATCTTCCTCCGATAGTGATTCCAGTTCAGAAGAAGAGCAAGCTAAGAAACCAGCTGCCAAACCTCAGCCTGCAGCTGTTAAACCTGCAACTCCTAAAGTAGCAGCAAAAAAAGAATCTTCTTCTGATAGTGATTCCAGTTCAGAAGAAGAGCAAGCTAAGAAACCAGCAATCAAACCTCAACCTGCAGCTGCTAAACCTGCAACTCCTAAAGTAGTAGCAAAAAAAGAATCTTCCTCCGATAGTGATTCCAGTTCAGAAGAAGAGCAAGCTAAGAAAGCAGCTGCCAAACCTCAGCCTGCAGCTTCTAAACCTGCAACTCCTAAAGCAGCCATAAAAAATGAATCCTCTGATAGTGATTCCAGTTCGGAAGAAGAGCAAGCTAAGAAACCAGCTGCCAAACCTCAGCCGGCAGCTGCTAAACCTGCAACTCCTAAAGTAGCAGCTAAAAAAGAATCCTCTGATAGTGATTCCAGTTCGGAAGAAGAGCAAGCTAAGAAACCAGCTGCCAAACCTCAGCCTGCAGCTGCAAAACCTGCAACTCCTAAAGTAGCAGCAAAAAAAGAATCTTCCTCTGATAGTGATTCCAGTTCTGAAGAAGAGCAAGCTAAGAAACCAGCTGCCAAACCTCAGCCTGCAGCTGCAAAACCTGCAACTCCTAAAGTAGCAGCAAAAAAAGAATCTTCATCTGATAGTGATTCCAGTTCTGAAGAAGAGCAAGCTAAGAAACCAGCTGCCAAACCTCAGCCTGCAGCTGTTAAACCTGCAACTCCTAAAGTAGCAGCAAAAAAAGAATCCTCTGACTCAGATAGTGATTCCAGTTCTGAAGAAGAGCAAGCTAAGAAACCTGCTGCCAAACCTCAGCCTGCAGCTGTTAAACCTGCAACTCCTAAAGTAGCAGCAAAAAAAGAATCCTCTGACTCAGATAGTGATTCCAGTTCTGAAGAAGAGCAAGCTAAGAAACCAGCTGCCAAACCTCAGTCTGCAGCTGCAAAACCTGCAACTCCTAAAGTAGCAGCAAAAAAAGAATCTTCCTCTGATAGTGATTCCAGTTCTGAAGAAGAGCAAGCTAAGAAACCAGCTGCCAAACCTCAGCCTGCAGCTGCAAAACCTGCAACTCCTAAAGTAGCAGTAAAAAAAGAATCTTCCTCTGATAGTGATTCCAGTTCTGAAGAAGAGCAAGCTAAGAAACCAGCTGCCAAACCTCAGCCTGCAGCTGCAACTCCTAAAGTAGCAGCAAAAAAAGAATCTTCTTCTGATAGTGATTCCAGTTCTGAAGAAGAGCAAGCTAAGAAACCAGCTGCCAAACCTCAGTCTGCAGCTGTTAAACCTGCAACTCCTAAAGTAGCAGCAAAAAAAGAATCCTCTGACTCAGATAGTGATTCCAGTTCAGAAGAAGAGCAAGCTAAGAAACCAGCTGCCAAACCTCAGCCTGGAGCTGTTAAACCTGCTACTCCTAAAGTACCAGCAAAAAAAGAATCTTCCTCTGATAGTGATTCCAGTTCAGAAGAAGAGCAAGCTAAGAAACCAGCTGCCAAACCTCAGCCTGGAGCTGTTAAACCTGCTACTCCTAAAGTACCAGCAAAAAAAGAATCTTCCTCAGATAGTGATTCCAGTTCAGAAGAAGAGCAAGCTAAGAAACCAGCTGCCAAACCTCAGCCTGGAGCTGTTAAACCTGCTACTCCTAAAGTACCAGCAAAAAAAGAATCTTCCTCTGATAGTGATTCCAGTTCAGAAGAAGAGCAAGCTAAGAAACCAGCTGCCAAACCTCAGCCTGGAGCTGTTAAACCTGCTACTCCTAAAGTACCAGCCAAAAAAGAATCTTCATCTGATAGTGATTCCAGTTCAGAAGAGGAGCCAGCTAAGAAACCAGCTTCCAAACCACAACCTGTAGCTGCTAAACCTGTTACTCCTAAAGCAGCAGTTAAAAAAGAATCCAGTAGTGATTCCAGTTCAGAAGAAGAGCAAGATAAGAAACCAGCTGCCAAAGCCCAGCCTGTAGCTGTTAAGCCTGCTACTCCTAAAGCAGCATCTAAAAAGGAGTCCTCTGACAGTGATTCCAGTTCTGATGAAGAGCAAGCTAAGAAAACAGTCAATATAACCCATCCTGTAGCCGCAACACCTGCAACTCCTAAAGCAGGAGCTAAAAAGGAATCTTCTGATTCTGACAGTGATTCTAGTTCTGAAGAAGAGCAAGCTAAAAAAAAGGCTGCTAAACCATGCATAGCAAATTCAAATCTGACTACCCCTAAG CGTGTTAATGGGGTGCATTCTGGCAAGAGTAAACAAGCCTCCTCTGAGAGTGGCTCATCAGACAGTGATAGTGCAGAAGAAACAAATCAAGTTATATCTACACCAAGTTTACTATCTAAATCTACCAATCCTGTTCAGTCATCGACACCTTATAATGTTTTGAATAGTTCTAATCATGATGTCAATGATGGTGATGTATCACAGAAAGATAATTTTAACCAATcagacatttctttttcaactcCAAAGCTCAATGGAATAAATGATTCAGTGGGAGATGCTGGTAGTtcaaaaaag AGGACACCCAATGAGCCATTCAGGCGTGTCAGGTCAGAAGAAATTTATGTGGATCCTAAATTCAGAAACAATTCATTTGAAGCAAag AGAGGTGCTCAAGGGTCATGGGGAGAGAAAGCTCACAAAGATCTAATAGTAACACGAGGAAAAGGTTTCAAGCatgagaagacaaaaaaaaagagaggcagTTATAGAGGAGGCACAATAGACACTGGTGTTCATTCTATTAAATTTGATGACAGTGATTAA